The following are from one region of the Eubacterium sp. MSJ-33 genome:
- the sigG gene encoding RNA polymerase sporulation sigma factor SigG → MAGNKVVICGVNTSKLPLLNEEEKKALFVRMNAGDKDAREEFIRGNLRLVLSVIQRFSGSHAENSDDLFQVGCIGLIKALDNFDQSLDVKFSTYAVPMIIGEVRRYIRDNNVIRVSRSLRDIAYKAIYMRDILTKKNDREPTINEIATALDIPKEDIVNALDAIATPMSLFEPVYQEGQDILYLMDQVKDKKSKEENWVESLALQEAMHRLNEREWNIIRLRFFEGKTQTEVADEISISQAQVSRLEKNALKSMRHYLSNE, encoded by the coding sequence ATGGCTGGAAATAAGGTAGTAATATGCGGAGTCAACACAAGTAAACTCCCTTTGCTCAACGAGGAAGAAAAAAAGGCATTATTTGTCCGTATGAACGCAGGGGATAAAGACGCCAGAGAAGAATTCATCCGCGGAAATCTGCGTCTCGTATTAAGTGTCATTCAACGTTTTTCCGGCAGCCACGCCGAAAACTCGGATGACCTCTTTCAGGTTGGCTGTATCGGACTGATCAAAGCACTGGATAATTTTGATCAATCTCTCGATGTCAAATTCAGTACCTACGCAGTACCAATGATTATCGGCGAAGTCCGGAGATATATACGTGACAACAATGTAATCCGCGTTTCACGCTCGCTTCGTGATATTGCCTATAAAGCAATATATATGCGCGATATCCTGACAAAAAAAAATGACCGTGAACCAACGATAAATGAAATTGCCACAGCGCTTGACATTCCAAAAGAAGATATTGTCAATGCATTAGACGCAATTGCGACACCCATGTCATTATTTGAACCAGTATATCAGGAAGGTCAGGATATTCTGTATCTGATGGATCAGGTAAAAGATAAGAAAAGCAAAGAAGAAAACTGGGTAGAATCCCTCGCCTTACAGGAAGCAATGCACCGTCTGAATGAACGTGAATGGAATATCATCCGGTTGCGTTTTTTTGAAGGCAAAACCCAGACCGAAGTTGCGGATGAAATTTCTATCTCCCAGGCACAGGTCAGCCGGTTAGAAAAAAACGCCTTAAAGTCCATGCGGCATTATCTGTCAAATGAATAA
- a CDS encoding FHA domain-containing protein, translating into MDQIQESYDEFNLNFRIEDTVIVNQTEMEGFNAFFLGNQSTCQQSIVDGVRVLSYKIPATLPLGQFLKKQLYKGEFLSILSNILNQLLYFEDCNMPIKKVLLNTKYMYIELSNLHVQLIYMPIEKDFADCNVCEFVQNFISKIRFADMQCVNCVDQILHYLDSRLMFSLREFYTFIIELQKEEILKDDIDLGQGETTVLQQMSYNNITPYLVRSRTNALIPIEKKEFLVGKSPECDYQIMDNRKVSRKHCSFRISNGECYIRDENSTNHTFVNGKMIQPGFDVMLKNDDYIRMGDEEFKYWVR; encoded by the coding sequence ATGGACCAGATACAGGAAAGTTATGATGAATTTAATCTGAATTTCAGAATTGAAGATACAGTGATTGTGAATCAGACAGAGATGGAAGGGTTCAATGCATTTTTTTTAGGAAATCAGTCTACCTGTCAGCAAAGTATCGTGGATGGTGTAAGGGTATTATCTTATAAGATTCCGGCAACACTGCCACTTGGACAGTTTTTGAAAAAACAGTTATATAAAGGAGAGTTCCTCTCAATATTGTCCAATATTTTAAATCAGTTATTGTATTTTGAGGATTGCAATATGCCGATTAAGAAGGTGCTTCTGAATACGAAGTACATGTATATTGAGTTGTCAAATCTGCATGTGCAACTGATTTATATGCCGATTGAGAAGGATTTTGCAGATTGTAATGTCTGTGAGTTCGTGCAGAATTTTATCAGTAAGATTCGGTTCGCGGATATGCAGTGTGTAAATTGTGTGGATCAGATTCTGCATTATCTTGACAGCCGGCTGATGTTTTCTCTTCGGGAGTTCTATACATTTATCATCGAATTGCAGAAAGAAGAAATCTTGAAGGATGATATTGATCTGGGACAGGGTGAGACAACAGTGTTGCAGCAGATGAGTTACAACAATATCACCCCATATCTTGTTCGCTCTCGGACAAATGCGTTGATACCGATTGAAAAGAAGGAATTTCTTGTTGGAAAATCACCGGAATGTGATTACCAGATTATGGATAACCGCAAAGTGAGCCGGAAGCATTGCAGTTTCCGGATCAGCAATGGTGAGTGTTACATTCGTGATGAGAATTCGACCAACCATACATTTGTGAACGGCAAGATGATCCAGCCCGGATTTGATGTCATGCTGAAGAACGATGATTATATCCGTATGGGGGATGAAGAATTTAAGTATTGGGTAAGATAA